The following nucleotide sequence is from Candidatus Rokuibacteriota bacterium.
CGATCGTGCTTCCGGTCCAGCGTGAGCACACCCTCGGCGACGAGCCTGACCTCCGACCTGAGACCCTCGGCCACCACGTCGAAGTGGCGGCGGGTCTCGGCAGACTCGGCCTGCACGTCCTGGCGAATCCGGCCTTCCATGCTGTCGGCATACGTCCGGCTGCGCGCCTCGGCGCCCGCAATCGTCTGGGTGGTACCCTCCAGCAGCCGCTGCTCCATCGCGTCAGCGTAGGCGCGGCTACGCGCCTCGGCACCCGCAATCGCCTGGGCGGTACCCTCCAGCAGCCGCTGCTCCATCGCGTCGGCGTGGGCGCGGCTGCGCGTCTCGGCATCGGCGATCGCCCGGGCCGTCCCCTGCAGCAGCCGCTCTTCCATCTGGCGGAGCCGATCGCGGCGAGGCTCACGAGGCATGGACCATCCTGTGCCGGCCACGTGGCCCGTGTCAATCGTATCCGTGCTGATACCGCGGGAATCATCTCCCCCTGGGCAACGGCATCCCCGTCGGAGCGCTCGACATTCATGCGCGGTGCTCGGCGCGACGATTCTGTCAGATGGGGCCACGCCCCGCAAGCCGGCCGCCGCGACAGCTGCCCGCTGCGGGCCCGGGCGCGGCTGCCCGCTACCTCCGGACACCGAGGTGCCGGAGCAGCACCTCGGGCTCGGCGGCGAGTGCGGCGGGCGTCGCCTCGCGCACGACACGGCCCGTCTCGAGAACGGCGATCCGGTCTGCGACCCCGAGCGCCGCGTCCACCTTCTGCTCGACCAGGAGGATGCCGACGCCGCGCCCCTTGAGCGCCACCACGGTCTCGAGCAGGCGATCCACCAGCGAGGGCATGAGCCCCTCGCTGGGCTCGTCCAGCAGGAGCATCGCTGGCCGGGCGCAGAGGGCCCGTGCCGTGGCCAGCATCTGCTGCTCGCCCCCCGAGAGCGTCCCGGCACGCTGGCGCAGCCGCTCCCGGAGCGCGGGGAACAGCGCGAGCACCGGCTCCAGCGTGTCGACGCCCCCGGCCCGTACCAGGAGCCCCATCCGCAAGTTCTCCGCCACCGTGAGGTGCGGGAAGAGGCGCCGGCCCTGTGGCACATAGGCGATACCGTGGCGCGGGACCTCATGCGCGGGGAGGCGGCCCAGCTCGGTCCCGTCCAGCGCGATGCGGCCGGAGCGCGGGCGCAGGAGCCCCATGATGGCCCGGAGCGTCGTCGTCTTGCCCGCGCCGTTGCGGCCCAGCAACCCCAGCACCTCGCCCGCCCCGAGGCTCAGCGAGACGTCCCGCAGCACGTGGCTCTCGCCGTAGTAGCAGTTGACACGGTCGAGGGTGAGCGTCATCGGCCGAGATAGGCCCGCTGGACGTCGGCATTCGCCTCGATCTCCCGCGGCGCCCCCTCGGCGATGATCCGGCCGGCATCCATCACCGTCACCCGGCTCGCCAGCTCCAGGACCACGGCCATGTTGTGCTCGATGAGGAGCACCGTGGCCACGCGGGCCAGATCCCGCACGAGCCGGCAGAGCACGCCGATGTCCTCGGGCCCCAGCCCCTGAGTCGGCTCGTCCAGGATGAGCAGCTCCGGCCCGAGCGCCAGCGCCATGGCCACTTCCAGCGCCCGCTGATGCCCGTAGGCCAGCGCCCCGGCCTGCTGGTCCCGCAGGCCGCCGAGCCCCACGGTCTGAAGCGCGGCCTCTACATCGGCGGCCACGGCCGCGCGGTCCAGCCC
It contains:
- a CDS encoding ABC transporter ATP-binding protein, which codes for MTLTLDRVNCYYGESHVLRDVSLSLGAGEVLGLLGRNGAGKTTTLRAIMGLLRPRSGRIALDGTELGRLPAHEVPRHGIAYVPQGRRLFPHLTVAENLRMGLLVRAGGVDTLEPVLALFPALRERLRQRAGTLSGGEQQMLATARALCARPAMLLLDEPSEGLMPSLVDRLLETVVALKGRGVGILLVEQKVDAALGVADRIAVLETGRVVREATPAALAAEPEVLLRHLGVRR
- a CDS encoding ABC transporter ATP-binding protein, encoding MTPLLETRGLSKRFGGLEAVSAVDFRLHLGEVRALIGPNGAGKTTLVSLISGRLAPSSGRVLFGGRDITGLGPWDRANLGIVYTFQVTSIYRRLSVWDNVALAAQRRRLRRLVDWLGLDRAAVAADVEAALQTVGLGGLRDQQAGALAYGHQRALEVAMALALGPELLILDEPTQGLGPEDIGVLCRLVRDLARVATVLLIEHNMAVVLELASRVTVMDAGRIIAEGAPREIEANADVQRAYLGR